One part of the Treponema peruense genome encodes these proteins:
- a CDS encoding helix-turn-helix domain-containing protein codes for MKINSVLELGNLIKQRRHELNITQADAAEICNVGKRFFSELENGKETIQFDKALYVAKMMGIDLFAENRK; via the coding sequence ATGAAAATTAATTCTGTTCTTGAACTTGGAAACCTTATCAAACAAAGACGGCATGAACTTAATATTACCCAAGCAGATGCCGCTGAAATTTGTAATGTTGGAAAAAGATTTTTTAGTGAGCTTGAAAATGGCAAAGAAACAATTCAATTTGACAAAGCTCTTTACGTTGCAAAAATGATGGGAATTGACTTGTTTGCGGAGA
- a CDS encoding DNA cytosine methyltransferase: MERKFTFIDLFAGIGGFHLAMEKLGGKCVFASEIKEDLRKLYKINFGMECYGDINEIDIENDIPQKFDLLCAGFPCQPFSKAGKQQGFNDSKDRGNLFWKIKEILIAKKPEFILLENVPNLESHDDGNTWQVIKSNLEKLYEVKQDIISPHHFEIPQHRTRFYIAGRLKSAGGLKNFSFPKHDEKKECNIRTIIDESDSDYMTLREQTRKHLKAWQNFLDILTENHITIPSFPIWAMEWGATYRYDGVAPFYQQERTLKDVNGKFGKKVTGHSKDDYLKCLPIYAQTSKTDENHNFPQWKKDFIKWNREFYDAHKIILDKWLPQIQKEGFENSHQKFEWNCGQGRNVKPLIEDKIVQFRPSGIRVKLPTFSPALVLTTTQIPIFPWVKTPDGQKGRYMTRKEGAKLQCMENLKEYPDTIAQAFRAFGNAVNVEVVKRIAECLLRIGDSNNER, from the coding sequence ATGGAAAGAAAGTTCACTTTTATTGATCTATTTGCAGGTATCGGTGGGTTTCATCTTGCAATGGAAAAACTTGGTGGTAAATGTGTTTTCGCAAGCGAGATAAAAGAAGATTTAAGAAAATTATATAAAATAAATTTCGGTATGGAATGCTATGGAGATATAAATGAGATAGATATCGAAAATGACATACCCCAGAAATTTGATTTGCTTTGTGCAGGTTTTCCATGTCAGCCTTTTTCTAAAGCTGGAAAACAACAGGGATTTAATGATTCCAAAGACAGAGGCAACTTGTTTTGGAAAATTAAAGAAATTTTGATTGCAAAGAAACCAGAGTTTATTCTTCTTGAGAATGTTCCTAATTTGGAATCGCATGATGACGGAAATACATGGCAAGTAATTAAGTCCAATCTTGAAAAACTTTACGAAGTAAAACAGGATATAATTTCACCACATCACTTTGAAATACCACAACACAGAACTCGCTTTTATATTGCAGGAAGATTAAAATCGGCTGGAGGATTAAAAAATTTTTCTTTTCCAAAACATGACGAAAAAAAAGAATGCAACATTAGGACAATAATTGATGAATCTGATTCTGATTATATGACTTTACGAGAACAAACTCGAAAACATTTAAAAGCTTGGCAAAACTTTCTTGATATATTGACTGAAAATCATATTACAATTCCTTCTTTCCCTATATGGGCAATGGAATGGGGAGCTACTTATCGATATGACGGAGTTGCACCATTCTACCAGCAAGAACGTACGCTAAAAGATGTTAATGGTAAATTTGGGAAAAAAGTAACAGGACATAGCAAAGATGACTATTTAAAATGTCTTCCAATTTATGCCCAAACCTCAAAAACAGATGAAAATCATAATTTTCCACAGTGGAAGAAAGATTTTATAAAGTGGAATCGTGAATTTTACGATGCCCATAAAATTATACTTGATAAATGGTTACCTCAAATTCAAAAAGAAGGTTTTGAAAACAGCCATCAAAAATTTGAATGGAATTGTGGGCAAGGTAGGAATGTAAAACCTCTTATTGAAGACAAAATTGTACAATTTAGACCATCTGGTATTCGTGTAAAATTACCAACGTTTTCTCCTGCTCTTGTTTTAACGACAACACAGATACCTATTTTTCCATGGGTTAAAACTCCAGATGGTCAAAAAGGACGATATATGACAAGAAAAGAAGGTGCAAAATTACAGTGCATGGAAAATTTAAAAGAATATCCAGATACAATTGCTCAGGCATTTAGAGCATTTGGTAATGCTGTAAATGTAGAAGTAGTAAAAAGAATCGCAGAGTGTTTATTAAGAATTGGAGATAGTAATAATGAAAGATGA
- a CDS encoding ATP-binding protein, with product MKDEELDIRPEAGILGVFSRLSYKAWYAIAEFVDNSTQSFFSNEKLLHKDHIDKVYVKIEYLPEENELIITDDAYGMELQDFKRAVKLDSKSDHPDTRNEFGMGLKTAASWFGEVWSVESTQLNSTNKYFTEVNIPLLREKKVNSVKIKTSKCSKEEHGTIVHIRNLTKQISTRTHSKICSLLESMYRRDLESQKVIIEFVSGNNSKILHFTPYEPLTYKGETWKMNLDYSFEFKKKQYKIKGFVGILKERENGGKSGFVNAGFALFRRNRVIIGGEGQNYKPTEIFGEAQSTISHKLYGEIDLEDFPVNQAKDGFIWDNGLEEEFIKSLAPRIKKIRDLAAKTVKERTKEDVLSKDTSEKTYNDTKPFADKISAANIGIIPVAKKTISNPEQELFDDYIQESNKEEKFSEAIRSYSIKMNQLKETKFNVSWKEADSKNWIDVKTDTDDLVEFYININHQFFKPFSNNSDFQTVLEKFVIAYMASEKKAKLASKDGKIPANSIRNFLNDFLALIDNGD from the coding sequence ATGAAAGATGAAGAACTTGATATAAGACCAGAAGCAGGAATTCTTGGAGTTTTTTCAAGACTGAGTTATAAAGCATGGTATGCAATTGCAGAGTTCGTTGATAACTCTACACAGTCATTTTTTTCAAATGAAAAACTTTTACACAAAGATCACATTGATAAAGTTTATGTAAAAATTGAATATTTACCGGAAGAAAACGAATTAATAATAACAGATGATGCGTACGGAATGGAATTACAAGACTTCAAAAGAGCTGTAAAATTGGATTCAAAATCTGACCATCCAGATACAAGAAATGAATTTGGAATGGGATTAAAAACCGCTGCATCTTGGTTCGGTGAAGTTTGGTCCGTTGAATCTACACAGTTGAATTCAACAAACAAATATTTTACCGAGGTTAATATCCCGCTTTTACGGGAAAAAAAAGTTAACTCAGTAAAAATAAAAACATCAAAATGTAGCAAAGAAGAACATGGAACAATAGTACATATAAGAAATTTGACAAAACAAATTTCAACTAGAACTCATTCTAAAATATGCAGCCTTCTTGAAAGTATGTATCGCCGCGATCTGGAAAGTCAAAAAGTTATAATAGAATTTGTTTCGGGAAATAATTCAAAAATTCTTCATTTTACTCCCTATGAACCTCTTACATATAAAGGGGAAACGTGGAAAATGAATCTTGATTATTCTTTTGAATTTAAGAAAAAGCAATATAAAATAAAAGGATTTGTTGGGATCTTAAAAGAAAGGGAAAATGGTGGCAAAAGTGGTTTTGTAAATGCTGGTTTTGCTCTGTTTAGAAGAAACCGTGTAATAATTGGCGGTGAAGGACAAAACTATAAACCTACAGAAATATTTGGGGAAGCTCAAAGCACAATTTCTCATAAATTATATGGTGAAATTGACTTAGAAGATTTTCCAGTTAATCAAGCAAAAGATGGTTTTATTTGGGATAATGGACTTGAAGAAGAATTTATAAAATCTTTGGCACCTCGAATAAAGAAAATTCGAGATTTAGCAGCAAAGACTGTAAAGGAAAGAACAAAAGAAGATGTTCTTTCAAAAGATACATCTGAAAAAACATATAATGACACGAAACCGTTTGCTGATAAAATATCTGCTGCAAATATAGGTATAATTCCAGTGGCAAAAAAAACAATAAGTAATCCTGAACAAGAGTTATTTGACGATTATATACAAGAGTCAAACAAAGAAGAAAAATTTTCGGAAGCCATTAGATCTTATTCAATAAAAATGAATCAACTTAAGGAAACTAAGTTTAATGTTTCATGGAAAGAGGCAGATTCAAAAAACTGGATAGATGTGAAAACTGATACAGATGATTTAGTAGAATTTTATATTAATATAAACCATCAATTCTTTAAACCTTTTTCAAATAATTCAGATTTTCAAACTGTACTTGAAAAATTTGTTATTGCGTATATGGCGTCCGAAAAAAAAGCTAAGTTGGCAAGTAAGGATGGGAAAATTCCAGCTAATTCAATCCGTAATTTTTTAAATGATTTCTTAGCCTTAATTGATAACGGGGATTAA